TCGGCTTCCTGGAAGGCGTCGGTGCCGATGGCCTTGGAGGCGACCTGGCCGGTGATCGCGACCAGCGGCACGGAGTCCATGTGGGCGTCGGCGATCGGGGTGACCAGGTTGGTGGCGCCGGGGCCGGAGGTGGCCATGCAGACGCCGACCCTGCCGGTGGCCTGGGCATAGCCGGTCGCGGCGTGCCCGGCGCCCTGCTCGTGGCGCACCAGGATGTGACGGACCCGGGTGGAGTCCATCATCGGGTCGTAGGCGGGCAGGATGGCGCCGCCGGGGATGCCGAATACCGTCTCGGCCCCGACTTCCTCGAGCGAGCGGATCAGGGACTGGGCGCCCGTGACGTACTCAACGGTGGCGGAGGGCTGTCCGCCGGAACGGGGCCGTGGCTGCGGGTGGTGGGCCCCGGTGGCCTGCTCGGTCATCGACTGTCTCTTCTCGAAGCTGAGGGTTTGACGAGAGTTTTTCGGCGGGTCTGTCGGTGTCTGTCAGCGTGTGTCGCGACGCCCCGGTGCAACAAAAAACCCCTCGTGCCGTGAGGCAAGCGAGGGGAGCGCGCCGGTGGGGGTCCGCAGGGCCATGGTGGACCTGCTCAGCCGACGCGCTTTCCAAGTACGAGAATTCGGGTGCGCATGGCACTGACCCTCCCCCCGGCGCACTGTCAGTGTCAAGTGGGTGGGACGCGCGTCTCATTATGTGAGCGCATCAAGGGAAGTGAACGGGACGGCAGCACCTGGGCGGGGACCGCGCCGCCGGTGAGGACGGGCAGGGGGACCTTGCCGGGGACGGGGTAGGCGTCGCGCGCCAGGGCGCGGCGGAGCCGGTGCTCGTCCAGCGGTCCGGAGAAGGCCATGCCCTGGGCGTGGGTGCAGCCCATGGCGCACAGGACGCGGACCTGTTCGGGGACGTCGACGCCTTCGGCGACGGACTGGAGGCCGAGGTCGCCGGCGATCCTGAGGAGCCCGCTGGTGATCTTGTGGAGCCTGGCGGACTCGACCACGCCCTCCACCAGGCCGCGGTCCAGTTTCAGTATGTCCACGGGGAGCCTGCGGAGCGCGTTGATCGCGGCGTATCCGCTGCCGAATCCGTCGAGGGCGATACGGACGCCGAGACGGCGCAGGGCGACGAGGCGCTGCTCCAGCTCGTCGAAGGAGAGGCGCGGGTCGCTGTCGGCGAGCTCCACGACGAGGGCTCCGGCGGGCAGGCCGTGCCGGGTGAGCAGCGCCTCGACCGTGCCGAGCGGTACGGACCGGTCGAGGAGGCGGCGGGCCGGCACGCGGACGGACACGGGCGTGCGATGCCCGTGCCGGTGCCGTTCGGCAGCCTGGACGATGGCCTCCTCCAGCATCCAGCGGCCGAGCTCGGCGGAGCGCTCCCCCGCGTCGTCGGTGACGCGCAGGAACTCGGCGGGGGTGAACAGGATGCCCTGGGCGGAGCGCCAGCGGGCCTGTGCGGCCACGGCGGCGACCTGCCCGGTGGCCAGCTCCACGACGGGCTGGTGGAGGAGGGCGAACTCGCCGTCGTGCAGGGCCGTGCGCAGGCGCGAGGCCAGCTCCGTGCGGCGGACGACCTCGGCCTGCATCTGCGGGGCGTACAGCTCGACGCGGTTCTTGCCGCCGGCCTTGGCGCGGTACATGGCGAGGTCGGCGTTGCGCAGCAGCTCGCCCGCGGTCATGCCGGGCTCGGCGAAGGCGACGCCGATGGACGCGGCGACACGGACCTCGGTGCCTTCGACCTCGTACGGCTGGGAGAGGGTGAGGCGGAGCCGGTCGGCGATCTCGTGGACCTGGAACTCGCGGGCGGCGGGGTCCTGTCCCGCGTCCCCGGCGATGAGCGCGGCGAACTCGTCGCCGCCGAGCCGGGCGGCGGTGTCCCCGGACCGCACGGACTCCTGGAGGCGGCGGGCGGCCTGGATGAGCAGCTCGTCGCCGGCCTGGTGGCCGAGGCGGTCGTTGACGCCCTTGAAGCCGTCGAGGTCGATGAAGAGCACGGCGGTGCCGGAGTCGCCGGAGCGGCGGCCGCCGAGGGCCTGGCGGACCCTCCGGGTGAACAGCGCGCGGTTGGGCAGGTCGGTGAGCGGGTCGTGCTCGGCGTTGTGCTGGAGCTGGGCCTGGAGGCGGACCCGTTCGGTGACGTCGCGGCTGTTGAAGATCAGGCCGCCCTCGTGGCGGTTGACCGTGGACTCGACGTTGAGCCATTCGCCCGCGCCGGACCGGAAGCGGCACTCGATGCGGGTGGTCGGCTCCTCGGAGGGCGGCGCGGCGAGGAACCTGCGCACCTCGTGGACGACGCCGCCGAGGTCGTCGGGGTGGATGAGCGCGGACAGCTCCGTGCCCATCAGCTCCTCGGCGTCCCGCCCGTACACGCCGGACGCGGCGGGGCTGACGTAGCGCAGGACGCCGTCGGGGTCGGCGATCATGATGACGTCGCTGGAGCTCTGGACCAGGGACCTGAAGTGGTTCTCCTTCTGGGCCAGTTCCTGGGCGAGCGCGATGTTCTCGAGCAGCATGATGCCCTGCCGGACGACCAGGGCGAGCACGACCGTGCAGCCGGTGAGGACGACGAACCGGTCCACGCGGCGGCCTTCGACGAAGAAGTACAGGATGCTGAGGGTGCAGACCCCGGCCGCGAGGTACGGCGTGAGCGCGGCGAGCGATCCGGCGATGCGGCGGCGGGGGTGCCGCTGCGGGCGCTGGGCGCGTCGGCCGCGCTCGGGGGGAGGCTGCAGGGGGGTCCTGCGCGCGCCCCAGGGGGCGTACGCGAGGAGCAGGGAACCGGCGAACCAGCCGGCGTCGAGGAGCTGCCCGGAACGGTAGGTGTCGCGCAGCATCGGGGAGGTGAACAGGGCGTCGCACAGCACCGTGAGGGCGAGGGCGGCGATGGCGGTGTTGACCGCCGAGCGGTTGCCCTTGGAGCGGCGGAAGTGCAGGGCGAGGACCATGCTCACGAGGACGATGTCGAGCAGCGGGTAGGCCAGTGAGAGGGCCGCGTGGGCGACGCTCTCGCCGTCGAAGCGGGCCGTGTGCGCCAGGGCGAGGCTCCACGAGAGCGTGAGCAGCGATCCGGCGATGAGCCAGGAGTCCAGCGCGAGGCAGACCCATTCGGCGCGGTTGACGGGGCGCTTGGCGAGGACGAGCAGTCCGACGATGGCCGGTGGGGCGAACAGCAGGAAGAACAGGTCGGCGAGCGACGGGTGGGGCACGGGCCGGTCGAGCACCACCTCGTACCACCCCCAGACGGCGTTGCCGCAGGCGGCCATCGCGGAGGAGAGCGCGAACAGCAGCCAGGCCGGGCGGAACGGGCTGCCGTGGGCGCGGCCGTAGCGGAAGCAGGAGACGGCGGCGACCAGGGCGGCGGCGCTCAGGCCGAAGTCGCCCATGATCAGCGCCAGTCGCTCGGAGCCCCAGCCGAGCAGCGCCCCCGTGGCGTACCCGCCGCACAGGAGCGCGAGGAGCAGCTGCGCGCGGGTGCCTCCCGCGCCGCCGCCGGGCGGCTCGCAGGGCGCGCCGTCGGCCAGCGGGCCGCGGTCGATGACGAGGCCGGGGGCGCTCATCGCAAGGCTCCCGTCCGGAGGGTCTCCGTCCGGAAAGGTTCGGTCGGGAGGGGTCCGGCTGGGAAGGTCCGGTCGCCCCGCCGCTTCGGATCGTCGCTGTATCGACCGCGCATCGCCCGTCGCCCCCCTCGGATTCTGATCGGCAATCACGTCGGCATCACGTCTTCCCCCGTGCCGGTGGTACTGCTCGACGTGCCCCCAAGTCGTGACGATACACCAGGATCGTCACTCAGGGACAGGGTCTCTATACGCTCCGTAACGATCAAGTCGGTTATACACACGCACTGCGCCCGAATCGATCCGGAGCGTATCCGTCCGGGCGCCTCGGCCGCAG
This genomic window from Streptomyces thermolilacinus SPC6 contains:
- a CDS encoding putative bifunctional diguanylate cyclase/phosphodiesterase, producing MSAPGLVIDRGPLADGAPCEPPGGGAGGTRAQLLLALLCGGYATGALLGWGSERLALIMGDFGLSAAALVAAVSCFRYGRAHGSPFRPAWLLFALSSAMAACGNAVWGWYEVVLDRPVPHPSLADLFFLLFAPPAIVGLLVLAKRPVNRAEWVCLALDSWLIAGSLLTLSWSLALAHTARFDGESVAHAALSLAYPLLDIVLVSMVLALHFRRSKGNRSAVNTAIAALALTVLCDALFTSPMLRDTYRSGQLLDAGWFAGSLLLAYAPWGARRTPLQPPPERGRRAQRPQRHPRRRIAGSLAALTPYLAAGVCTLSILYFFVEGRRVDRFVVLTGCTVVLALVVRQGIMLLENIALAQELAQKENHFRSLVQSSSDVIMIADPDGVLRYVSPAASGVYGRDAEELMGTELSALIHPDDLGGVVHEVRRFLAAPPSEEPTTRIECRFRSGAGEWLNVESTVNRHEGGLIFNSRDVTERVRLQAQLQHNAEHDPLTDLPNRALFTRRVRQALGGRRSGDSGTAVLFIDLDGFKGVNDRLGHQAGDELLIQAARRLQESVRSGDTAARLGGDEFAALIAGDAGQDPAAREFQVHEIADRLRLTLSQPYEVEGTEVRVAASIGVAFAEPGMTAGELLRNADLAMYRAKAGGKNRVELYAPQMQAEVVRRTELASRLRTALHDGEFALLHQPVVELATGQVAAVAAQARWRSAQGILFTPAEFLRVTDDAGERSAELGRWMLEEAIVQAAERHRHGHRTPVSVRVPARRLLDRSVPLGTVEALLTRHGLPAGALVVELADSDPRLSFDELEQRLVALRRLGVRIALDGFGSGYAAINALRRLPVDILKLDRGLVEGVVESARLHKITSGLLRIAGDLGLQSVAEGVDVPEQVRVLCAMGCTHAQGMAFSGPLDEHRLRRALARDAYPVPGKVPLPVLTGGAVPAQVLPSRSLPLMRSHNETRVPPT